Proteins co-encoded in one Dendropsophus ebraccatus isolate aDenEbr1 chromosome 9, aDenEbr1.pat, whole genome shotgun sequence genomic window:
- the LOC138801086 gene encoding ice nucleation protein-like codes for MTQRQKYQGGSETEAAGRFRDTSSRAAQRHRQQDGPETQAPGRSRDTKRLRDTSSRAAERHKHQGGSETQAAGRPRDTSSRTSQRHKHQGSSETKIPGRLRDKNTRAAQRRKQQGGSETQAAGRSIDTSSWAVHRHKHQGGPETEAARRRRDKHQGGPKTQAAGRPRDTSTRAARRQKQQGSLETKPAKRPRDTSSRADPETQAAGWPRDTSTRAAQRHKHQGGPETNTRAAQRHKHQGGPETQTPGRLRDTSARAVRDKHQGGSETQAAGRSETQTPGRLRDTNTRAAQRHKQQGGQRRKHPGGLETQTPGRPRDTSSRAAQRHKHQGGSETQAPGRLRETNTRAAQRDKHQGGSERQTPGRPRDTSTRAAQRHKHQGGSERQTPGRPRDTSTRAAQGHKQQDVPEIQAPGRLRDTSTQAAQRDKHQGGSETQTPGRLRDISTRAAQRHKQQSGSETQAPGRLRDTSTRAAQRDKHQGGPETQAPGRLRDTSTRAAQRQTPGRPRDTGSRAAQRHKQQGGRETQAAERLRDTSTRAAQRHKHQGGSETPAAGRPRDTSTRAAQRHKQQGGSETQAAGRPRDTSSRAAQKHKDEFYKCSDCFNGSSRNIAECSVVVTTSRKYTTERMNCVSEHSDFQYCKRNLFAQRHDGRGNERSADWIDERSADWSEERSADWSDERSADWSDERSADWSDERSADWSDERSADWSDERSADWSDERSADWSDERSADWSDERSADWSDERSADWSDERSADWSDERSAYWGDETSADWSDEQSADWSDEQSADWSDEQSADWSDEQSAEWRDEQSADWSHEQNADVRDERSADWNGDELTVDPGDELNVDRGDELTVHRGNELKVHRCDELTVDRGDELTVDRGDELTVDLGDELTVDLGDELNVDRGDELTVHRGDELTVDLGDELTVDRGDALIVERGDELTVDPGEELTVDPGDELTVDPGDELTVDRGDELTVDRGDELTVDPGNELKVHRCDELTVDRGDELTVDLVDELIVDRGDELTVDRGDELTVDPGDELNVDRGDELTVHRGDELTVDLGDELTVYRDDELTVHRGDELTVHRGDELTVDRGDELSVDRGDELTVDRGDELTVDLGDELTVDRGDELTVDRGDELTVDRGDELTVHRGDELTVVMS; via the exons ATGACCCAGAGACAAAAATACCAGGGCGGCTCAGAGACGGAAGCAGCAGGGCGGTTCAGAGACACAAGTAGCAGAGCGGCCCAGAGACACAGGCAGCAGGACGGCCCAGAGACACAAGCACCAGGGAGGTCCAGAGACACAA AGCGGCTCAGAGACACAAGCAGCAGGGCGGCCGAGAGACATAAACACCAGGGCGGCTCAGAGACACAAGCAGCAGGACGTCCCAGAGACACAAGCAGCAGGACGTCCCAGAGACACAAACACCAGGGCAGCTCAGAGACAAAAATACCAGGGCGGCTCAGAGACAAAAATACCAGGGCGGCTCAGAGACGGAAGCAGCAGGGCGGTTCAGAGACACAAGCAGCTGGGCGGTCCATAGACACAAGCAGCTGGGCGGTCCATAGACACAAACACCAGGGCGGCCCAGAGACAGAAGCAGCAAGGCGGCGCAGAGACAAACACCAGGGCGGCCCAAAGACACAGGCAGCAGGACGGCCCAGAGACACAAGCACCAGGGCGGCTCGGAGACAGAAGCAGCAGGGCAGCCTAGAGACAAAACCAGCAAAGCGGCCCAGAGACACAAGCAGCAGGGCAGACCCAGAGACACAAGCAGCAGGATGGCCCAGAGACACAAGCACCAGGGCGGCCCAGAGACACAAGCACCAGGGTGGCCCAGAGACAAACACCAGAGCGGCCCAGAGACACAAGCACCAGGGCGGCCCAGAGACACAAACACCAGGGCGGCTCAGAGACACAAGTGCCAGGGCGGTCAGAGACAAACACCAGGGCGGCTCAGAGACACAAGCAGCAGGGCGGTCAGAGACACAAACACCAGGGCGGCTCAGAGACACAAACACCAGGGCGGCTCAGAGACACAAGCAGCAGGGCGGTCAGAGACGCAAACATCCGGGCGGCTTAGAGACACAAACACCAGGACGGCCCAGAGACACAAGCAGTAGAGCCGCCCAGAGACACAAGCACCAGGGCGGCTCAGAGACACAAGCACCAGGGCGGCTCAGAGAGACAAACACCAGGGCGGCTCAGAGAGACAAACACCAGGGCGGCTCAGAGAGACAAACACCAGGGCGGCCCAGAGACACAAGCACCAGGGCGGCTCAGAGACACAAGCACCAGGGCGGCTCAGAGAGACAAACACCAGGGCGGCCCAGAGACACAAGCACCAGGGCGGCTCAGGGACACAAGCAGCAGGACGTTCCAGAGATACAAGCACCAGGGCGGCTCAGAGACACAAGCACCCAGGCGGCTCAGAGAGACAAACACCAGGGCGGCTCAGAGACACAAACACCAGGACGGCTCAGAGACATAAGCACCAGGGCGGCCCAGAGACACAAGCAGCAGAGCGGCTCAGAGACACAAGCACCAGGGCGGCTCAGAGACACAAGCACCAGGGCGGCTCAGAGAGACAAACACCAGGGCGGCCCAGAGACACAAGCACCAGGGCGGCTCAGAGACACAAGCACCAGGGCGGCTCAGAGACAAACACCAGGGCGGCCCAGAGACACAGGCAGCAGGGCGGCCCAGAGACACAAGCAGCAGGGCGGCCGAGAGACACAAGCAGCAGAGCGGCTCAGAGACACAAGCACCAGGGCAGCTCAGAGACACAAGCACCAGGGCGGCTCAGAGACACCGGCAGCAGGGCGGCCGAGAGACACAAGCACCAGGGCGGCTCAGAGACACAAGCAGCAGGGCGGCTCAGAGACACAGGCAGCAGGGCGGCCGAGAGACACAAGCAGCAGAGCGGCTCAAAAACACAAAGATGAATTCTATAAATGTTCAGATTGCTTCAATGGATCTTCAAGGAATATTGCAGAATGTTCTGTTGTGGTGACAACCAGCAGGAAATATACGACAGAGAGAATGAACTGCGTTTCAGAACATTCAGATTTCCAATATTGCAAAAGAAATTTGTTTGCACAAAGACATGACG ggagGGGCAATGAACGGAGTGCAGACTGGATCGATGAGCGGAGCGCGGACTGGAGCGAAGAGCGGAGCGCGGACTGGAGCGATGAGCGGAGCGCGGACTGGAGCGATGAGCGGAGCGCGGACTGGAGCGATGAGCGGAGCGCGGACTGGAGCGATGAGCGGAGCGCGGACTGGAGCGATGAGCGGAGCGCGGACTGGAGCGATGAGCGGAGCGCGGACTGGAGCGATGAGCGGAGCGCGGACTGGAGCGATGAGCGGAGCGCGGACTGGAGCGATGAGCGGAGCGCGGACTGGAGCGATGAGCGGAGCGCGGACTGGAGCGATGAGCGGAGCGCATACTGGGGCGATGAAACGAGCGCAGACTGGAGCGATGAGCAGAGCGCAGACTGGAGCGATGAGCAGAGCGCAGACTGGAGCGATGAGCAGAGCGCAGACTGGAGCGATGAGCAGAGCGCAGAATGGAGAGATGAGCAGAGCGCAGACTGGAgtcatgagcagaatgcagacGTGAGAGATGAGCGGAGTGCAGACTGGAATG GTGATGAGCTGACCGTGGACCCAGGTGATGAGCTGAACGTGGACCGAGGTGATGAGCTGACCGTGCACCGAGGTAATGAGCTGAAGGTGCACCGATGTGATGAGCTGACCGTGGACCGAGGTGATGAGCTGACCGTGGACCGAGGTGATGAGCTGACCGTGGACCTAGGTGATGAGCTGACCGTGGACCTAGGTGATGAGCTGAACGTGGACCGAGGTGATGAGCTGACCGTGCACCGAGGTGATGAGTTGACAGTGGACCTAGGTGATGAGCTGACCGTGGACCGAGGTGATGCGCTGATCGTGGAGCGAGGTGATGAGCTGACCGTGGACCCAG GTGAGGAGCTGACCGTGGACCCAGGTGATGAGCTGACCGTGGACCCAGGTGATGAGCTGACCGTGGACCGAGGTGATGAGCTGACCGTGGACCGAGGTGATGAGCTGACCGTGGACCCAGGTAATGAGCTGAAGGTGCACCGATGTGATGAGCTGACCGTGGACCGAGGTGATGAGCTGACCGTGGACCTAGTTGATGAGCTGATCGTGGACCGAGGTGATGAGCTGACCGTGGACCGAGGTGATGAGCTGACCGTGGACCCAGGTGATGAGCTGAACGTGGACCGAGGTGATGAGCTGACCGTGCACCGAGGTGATGAGTTGACAGTGGACCTAGGTGATGAGCTGACCGTGTACCGAGATGATGAGCTGACCGTGCACCGAGGTGATGAGCTGACCGTGCACCGAGGTGATGAGCTGACCGTGGACCGAGGTGATGAGCTGTCCGTGGACCGAGGTGATGAGCTGACCGTGGACCGAGGTGATGAGCTGACCGTGGACCTAG GTGATGAGCTGACCGTGGACCGAGGTGATGAGCTGACCGTGGACCGAGGTGATGAGCTGACCGTGGACCGAGGTGATGAGCTGACCGTGCACCGAGGTGATGAGCTGACCGTGGTGATGAGCTGA